One genomic region from Labeo rohita strain BAU-BD-2019 chromosome 7, IGBB_LRoh.1.0, whole genome shotgun sequence encodes:
- the LOC127168104 gene encoding retinol dehydrogenase 12-like — MQDFTKAVKEFVEEHYTGVTVVLVTGVGLFALRRWLAGGVCRSKARLDGKTVLITGANTGIGKETAVDMAKRGARVILACRDMGRANKAAEEVRKRSGNDNVVVKMLDLNSLRSVRALAKDVQKTEDRLNILINNAGIMMCPHWRTEDGFEMQFGVNHLGHFLLTNLLLDLLKKSAPSRIVNVSSLAHESGKIHFDDINLEKNYETLVSYRQSKLANVLFTRELATRLKDTGVTTYALHPGVIRTELGRHFFPSLPLWKRILAIPFVYFLKSPWQGAQTTIYCAVDESLKNTSGLYYSDCALKEAAPQARDDAAARRLWNLSASMVGLA; from the exons ATGCAGGACTTCACAAAGGCAGTGAAGGAGTTTGTGGAAGAACACTATACAGGGGTCACAGTTGTCCTTGTTACTG GTGTCGGGCTCTTCGCCCTGCGGAGATGGCTGGCTGGAGGAGTCTGTCGCAGCAAAGCCCGCTTGGACGGCAAAACTGTTCTGATAACGGGAGCCAACACTGGTATCGGTAAAGAGACAGCGGTGGACATGGCCAAGAGAG GTGCAAGGGTGATCCTGGCTTGCCGAGACATGGGCAGAGCCAACAAAGCAGCAGAAGAGGTCAGGAAGAGGAGTGGAAATGACAACGTGGTTGTGAAGATGCTTGATCTGAACTCCTTGCGGTCTGTCCGAGCTCTGGCCAAAGATGTACAAAAGACTGAAGACAGACTGAATATTCTCATTAATAATGCTG GGATAATGATGTGCCCACATTGGAGGACAGAAGATGGCTTTGAGATGCAGTTTGGTGTGAACCACCTGGGTCATTTCCTGCTCACCAACTTACTCCtggatttgttaaaaaaatcagCACCCAGCCGTATTGTCAATGTTTCCAGCCTGGCCCATGAGTCAG GCAAGATTCATTTTGATGATATAAACCTGGAGAAAAACTATGAAACATTAGTAAGCTATCGACAGAGCAAGCTGGCCAATGTTTTGTTCACCCGGGAACTAGCTACCAGACTAAAAG ACACAGGAGTGACAACTTACGCTCTTCATCCTGGGGTGATCCGTACTGAGCTAGGACGACACTTTTTCCCCTCTCTGCCTCTGTGGAAAAGGATTTTAGCCATTCCCTTTGTCTACTTTCTCAAATCACCTTGGCAGGGTGCACAGACCACCATCTACTGCGCAGTAGATGAGAGTCTAAAGAATACCAGCGGCCTTTACTACAG TGATTGTGCACTCAAAGAGGCAGCTCCTCAGGCTAGAGATGATGCTGCAGCTCGCAGACTGTGGAATCTCAGTGCTTCCATGGTGGGCCTGGCTTGA